ACTTGAGCCCGGTTGGCCACTGCCTAATGTTGTCTGCACACCCGGTACGGTTCCATCCAGTGCTTTGGATACGTTGGCGATTGAGCGGTTGGTTATCTGGTCTGTATCCACGGTGGCTGCTGAGCCGGTGAATGTAGATTTTCTGGCTGTACCATATGCAACCACCATCACCTCATCCAACAATTTTGTATCAGCCTCAAGCACAACTCTCATGTTTGGACTCGCTGTTACTACTTGTGTGAGCATCCCTACATAAGAGATCTCCAGTCTGGCATTGGCAGGTACTGATAGGGTGAAATTTCCGTCAAAATCGGTAACTGTACCCTGCGTTGTACCCTGAATCTGAATCGTAGCACCGATCACAGCCTCACCTGCTTCATCCACCACGGTACCACGTACCTGAGTCTGAGCAGATATAATCCCTATTCCCAAAAAGAACAGGGATAAAAACATCATTAGTTTTCTTTTCATAAACTCTACTTTTAAATTAATCACATTATTCATTTTTTCATTAACTAATCAAAGCCTCTAGTATGACTATAAGGGAATTGTGGTTTAAATCAATTGAAAAATGACTGTTAAGGTTGTTTCAGTAATTTTTCTTTTAATAGCTTTATTCCAATATTAACATACTTATAGAATACCATCTATTACGCAAATATATGGCAATTATTTTAATTGCATAATTTTTTACACATTTTTTTTAATAAAATGTCATTATACACTGTATCTACATCATTTTTTCATATTTCTTGCTAAAGGAAAATAATATCCCAAGCTAAAAGCACCCTTCATTTTTAACAAATAATAAACCCTAGAACAATCTACCTTCTAAAAAAAACAAAGATAAATTATAAATACACATGATGCAACTTAAAGTGCCTCAAACTGCGATTTTTTAACATGACAAAAGCGGTTTTCTTTGAAAAATGATAAAATTAAGGCATGTTATGCAACTAAAAGTAACCCAGTTAATCATGGGGTCAATAGCCCATAACTTTCTCCTATGAGAAATAAAAGGGATTGGGAAAGGTTAAAAAAAAAGAGGTTGCCTCATATTATTACATGAGACGTGCTTTTATCTGTTTATACGTTGCAGTTTGAGTAGCCCTGTTTCAGGAAGAAACAGCCTACCTTCTTCGCTACAGGTTCTAATCTCGTTCTAATCTCGTTCTAATCTCGTTCTAATATGGTTCTAATATGGTTCTAATATGGTTCTAATCTATTAGAACCATATTAGAGTCAGTTACGACTGAATTGAAACGCAGTAAAAAGCCAACTAAGGCGAATCTTAGTGTGTGGGATGACAAATAGCCACCTCATTTGTGTATTGAGACAGCATCATAAGCTTAGAATACAAGGAGAGCTTCCAAAAATAGACGATAAACAATATCAGGATGAGGCACTTTGCACAAAAAAAAGACTGCCTCTAAGTTGAGACAGTCTCTTTCATATAATTTGATTCAATTCTCTTTATTTCTCGATACCGAGCAACTCCACGTCGAAGATCAGGTTGGAGAAGGGCTTGATGGTGCCACGGTCGGCAGAACCATAAGCGAGGTCATAAGGAATATAGAGTCTCCATTTCGATCCTACCGGCATCAGCTTGAGGGCTTCCGTCCAGCCTGGAATCACCTGGTTCACACCGAAGGTGGCAGGTTCGCCGCGATCAACACTGCTGTCGAACACCGTTCCATTAATAAGGGTACCGTGATAATGCACTTTCACACGGTCGGTTTCTGTAGGCATCGGTCCATTGCCGGCACGGATTATCTCATATTGCAAACCGCTGGGAAGTGTTGTCACACCTTCTTTAGCGCCATTCTCATCCATAAAGGCATCACCGGCAGCAATACTATCAGCATATTGTGTCTTGAGATCCTCTTCCTGACGCTTCTGCTGTTCAGCCTGTGCCTTCTCGGCAGCTGTCTGCACCATGCCGTTGGCATCCATCTTGCTGATGGCCAGCTCCTGGTTCTTCAGCGCGGAGATGATACCAGCTAACACCTGATCCTTATTGACGCTCTTGGTGGAGTCACTGCCAAAAAGCATGTCGTTGAACTGCGGCAACATCTGCTGCGAGAACTGTACACCGATACTCAAACCATTACCGTATGCAGAATTTTCTTCCAGACCCATCGCTTCGGTAAGCCCCTTGATAAACTGATTCAAACGTGGAGCGTTGATCTTGTTGATTGAATCAACCTTCGCGTTCATTTCCTTCTGCAACACCTCTTTCTGGGTGGAATCGGCCGATGCGATCCGCATCTGATAATCGTACTCAATACCTGAGGCGCTTTGCAGAACACCTGACTGCTCAAGGAACTGCACCAATCCCTGATCGGTCATGCTTACTCCGTATGCGTAAGATACGCTGTCAACTGAGTTCTTCAGTGAAGTCTTAGGGGTAGAGGCACCGCCACAGGAGACCATCATCAAAGCCATTACGGCTACGGCACTAAAAGTGCCAAAAATTGTTTTCTTCATTTCTGTTTACTTATTTATTCGTTAAAATTCTTTTGATTCTAATTCTTTACTGCGTTTGAGCCTATTCAATCCCGAGCAACTCAACGTCGAAGATCAGCGTTGAATTGGGTTCGATGGAGTTGCCTGCACCCTGCTCGCCATATGCCAGGTAAGAGGGGATGAAAAGACGCCACTTGGAACCGACGGACATCAGCTGCAAGGCTTCTACCCATCCTTTGATCACCTGGTTCACACCAAACAGGGCCGGTTCTCCGCGCTGTACTGAGCTGTCGAAGACGGTACCGTCGAGCAGCGTACCGTGATAGTGGCATTTCACCTTGTCGGTGGCGGCAGGCTTGGCACCGTTGCCTTCTGTCAGTACTTCATACTGCAGACCGCTGGGCAGCGTCACCACCTTTTCATTTTTTCCGTTTTCAGCCAGAAAGGCCTTTCCCTCTTCCAGGTTATGGGTCAGCATCTCATCCTGACGTTTGCTGAAAAACGCCTGAATCACCTGGTTGGCTTCCTGTGGCGACAGCGATGGGGCTGTGTTGTTGAATACACTGTTGAAAGCATCGGTAAAAGAGGCTACATCGATATTGCGCAACCCGGAATTCATCAGATTTGAGGCCATACTCATCCCGAGGGCATAACTTAATTTATCCATTCACTTTTTTCTTTTATGACATTTGGGCACAAAAGTACGATTTTATGTTGAATTATATCCCCAATCCCGCAATAAAAAACTATTTTTGCTGAATAAGAAGTGAGGAGAACCAATTGATGAAAAAGAAATTAGTGGTGCTGACAGGCGCCGGTATGAGTGCCGAAAGCGGCATCGCCACTTTCCGCGATTCAGGTGGATTGTGGGATCGCTACCCGGTGGAGCAGGTAGCCACACCCGAAGGTTTTGCCGCCGACTCGGAGCTGGTACTCGGTTTTTACAACATGCGCCGCCGTGAGCTGCTGCGTGTAAGCCCCAACGAAGGACACAAGGTGCTGGCTTCGATGGAGAAAGATTTCGAAGTGCACATCATCACCCAGAACATAGACAACCTGCACGAACAGGCCGGCAGCAGCAGGGTGCTCCACCTGCATGGCGAGCTGATGAAAGCCCGCTCTACGGGTGAAGAGACGCTTGTTTACGACCTCGACCCGAAGGATAGCGACATCCTCCCGGGCGACCTTTGTGAAAAAGGATTCCAGCTGCGGCCCCACATCGTCTGGTTCGGTGAGGCGGTTCCCATGATGGCGGAAGCGGAGCGAATCACCCGCCAGGCCGACATCTTCGTCATCATCGGTACCTCCATGAACGTTTATCCCGCTGCGGGACTGCTCGACGATGTGCGCAGGAGTGTGCCGGTTTACCTGATCGACCCCAAAGATGTAGCCACCCGCCGCTACGACATCCACCACATCCGCATGGGGGCTTCTGAAGGGGTGAAGGAGCTGCAGCGTCTGTTGACATATTGAT
This genomic window from Dysgonomonadaceae bacterium zrk40 contains:
- a CDS encoding FKBP-type peptidyl-prolyl cis-trans isomerase, producing the protein MVSCGGASTPKTSLKNSVDSVSYAYGVSMTDQGLVQFLEQSGVLQSASGIEYDYQMRIASADSTQKEVLQKEMNAKVDSINKINAPRLNQFIKGLTEAMGLEENSAYGNGLSIGVQFSQQMLPQFNDMLFGSDSTKSVNKDQVLAGIISALKNQELAISKMDANGMVQTAAEKAQAEQQKRQEEDLKTQYADSIAAGDAFMDENGAKEGVTTLPSGLQYEIIRAGNGPMPTETDRVKVHYHGTLINGTVFDSSVDRGEPATFGVNQVIPGWTEALKLMPVGSKWRLYIPYDLAYGSADRGTIKPFSNLIFDVELLGIEK
- a CDS encoding NAD-dependent deacylase, which codes for MKKKLVVLTGAGMSAESGIATFRDSGGLWDRYPVEQVATPEGFAADSELVLGFYNMRRRELLRVSPNEGHKVLASMEKDFEVHIITQNIDNLHEQAGSSRVLHLHGELMKARSTGEETLVYDLDPKDSDILPGDLCEKGFQLRPHIVWFGEAVPMMAEAERITRQADIFVIIGTSMNVYPAAGLLDDVRRSVPVYLIDPKDVATRRYDIHHIRMGASEGVKELQRLLTY
- a CDS encoding FKBP-type peptidyl-prolyl cis-trans isomerase, whose translation is MDKLSYALGMSMASNLMNSGLRNIDVASFTDAFNSVFNNTAPSLSPQEANQVIQAFFSKRQDEMLTHNLEEGKAFLAENGKNEKVVTLPSGLQYEVLTEGNGAKPAATDKVKCHYHGTLLDGTVFDSSVQRGEPALFGVNQVIKGWVEALQLMSVGSKWRLFIPSYLAYGEQGAGNSIEPNSTLIFDVELLGIE